In the genome of Macadamia integrifolia cultivar HAES 741 unplaced genomic scaffold, SCU_Mint_v3 scaffold_15A, whole genome shotgun sequence, one region contains:
- the LOC122070945 gene encoding thaumatin-like protein 1, which produces MCRFSSSISLISFLIPLFVSGIYSASFTLSNNCPYTVWPGILSGAGTAALSSTGFVLQKGESKTLSVPVGWSGRLWGRTLCSEDSTGKFSCVTGDCGSEKIECVGGGAAPPATLAEFTLDGAGGLDFYDVSLVDGYNLPMLIQPQDGNGGNCSVTGCMVNLNSACPSDLKVTSADISGSVACKSACEAFGEPQYCCSGAYGNPNTCKPSSFSEFFKNACPRAYSYAYDDGTSTFTCAKANYLVTFCPSAAAGRETSVGNYPPAAEAMIFLGGPYLSGASSSRGGGGLLKGQLVIAVAVLAAIGRLWLLL; this is translated from the exons atgtGCAGATTTTCCTCATCCATCTCCCTCATCTCCTTCCTTATTCCTTTATTCGTATCAG GGATATATTCGGCTTCATTCACTTTAAGTAACAATTGCCCATACACAGTATGGCCAGGAATTCTATCAGGTGCAGGAACGGCAGCCCTGTCTTCCACGGGTTTCGTGCTTCAAAAGGGCGAGTCCAAGACCCTCTCCGTACCAGTCGGATGGTCCGGCAGGTTATGGGGACGGACACTCTGTAGCGAGGATTCAACTGGGAAATTCTCATGTGTCACCGGCGACTGTGGATCGGAAAAGATAGAATGCGTCGGAGGAGGCGCTGCACCGCCAGCAACCTTGGCGGAGTTCACGCTAGACGGTGCCGGAGGGCTCGATTTCTACGATGTGAGTTTGGTGGATGGCTATAACCTTCCTATGCTAATACAACCCCAGGACGGCAACGGAGGGAATTGCAGCGTCACAGGGTGTATGGTGAACCTTAACAGCGCGTGCCCGTCGGATCTCAAAGTGACCAGCGCAGATATCAGCGGGAGCGTCGCGTGTAAAAGCGCGTGCGAGGCGTTTGGGGAACCGCAATATTGCTGTAGTGGAGCGTACGGGAACCCAAACACGTGCAAGCCATCTTCATTCTCGGAGTTCTTTAAAAACGCGTGTCCTCGCGCGTACAGCTACGCTTACGATGACGGCACCAGTACCTTCACTTGTGCCAAAGCCAATTACCTTGTCACTTTCTGCCCCTCCGCTGCCGCCGG TCGTGAGACATCGGTAGGGAATTACCCACCGGCGGCAGAAGCGATGATATTCTTGGGTGGTCCATACTTGAGCGGAGCATCATCAtcaaggggaggaggagggtTGTTAAAGGGGCAATTGGTCATTGCCGTCGCTGTTTTAGCTGCAATTGGGCGGTTGTGGCTACTGCTCTAA
- the LOC122070970 gene encoding 1-aminocyclopropane-1-carboxylate synthase-like — MGSSSTSSDHHVQHNQLLSKIATSQGHGEDSPYFDGWKAYDKNPYHATHNPEGVIQMGLAENQLCFDLIEDWIRSNPQASICTKEGIQEFKETANFQDYHGMPAFREAVAKFMGKARGGRVRFDPDRIVMGGGSTGANEIITFCLADPGDAFLVPSPYYPAFDRDLRWRTGVQLFPVICESSNGFKITKAALEEAYEKTQEANINLKGLLITNPSNPLGTTLDKETLQTIVSFINKKNIHLVCDEIYAATVFSQPKFTSISEMVEEDGDCNKDLIHIVYSLSKDMGFPGFRVGIVYSYNDEVVNCARKMSSFGLVSTQTQHLIATMLSDDEFVERFLVESPNRLAKRYNFIRSELGKVEIECLDSNAGLFCWMDLRKLLTEPTLEEEMKIWRVIVHDAKLNVSPGSSFHCLEPGWFRVCFANMDDETMEVALKRMQKFVGKPKEEEVVAAVLRSTKRSKSNLRVSLSFKSRRMEESLMSPCTMSPHSPLVSART; from the exons ATGGGTTCCAGTTCCACTTCAAGTGATCATCATGTGCAACACAACCAACTGTTATCTAAGATTGCAACCAGCCAAGGACATGGGGAAGATTCTCCTTACTTTGATGGATGGAAAGCCTATGACAAGAACCCTTACCATGCAACCCACAACCCTGAAGGAGTTATCCAGATGGGTCTTGCAGAAAATCAG CTTTGCTTTGACTTGATAGAAGATTGGATTAGGAGCAACCCACAAGCTTCTATCTGCACCAAAGAAGGAATCCAAGAATTCAAGGAAACTGCCAACTTTCAGGACTACCATGGCATGCCAGCCTTTAGAGAG GCTGTGGCGAAGTTTATGGGGAAagcaagaggagggagagtcagATTCGACCCTGACCGCATAGTAATGGGTGGTGGATCCACTGGAGCCAACGAGATAATCACCTTTTGTTTGGCCGACCCTGGTGATGCTTTCCTGGTCCCCTCACCTTACTACCCAGC ATTTGATAGAGATTTGAGATGGAGAACAGGAGTGCAACTATTTCCAGTCATTTGTGAGAGCTCTAATGGTTTTAAGATCACCAAAGCTGCTTTAGAAGAAGCATATGAGAAAACCCAAGAAGCCAACATCAATCTAAAGGGTCTTCTCATCACCAATCCATCAAACCCTTTAGGAACTACCTTGGACAAAGAGACACTTCAAACCATAGTGAGCTTCATCAACAAGAAGAACATCCATTTAGTCTGTGATGAGATATATGCAGCCACAGTCTTCAGCCAACCCAAGTTCACAAGCATTTCAGAGATGGTAGAAGAAGATGGTGATTGCAATAAAGACCTCATCCACATTGTTTATAGCCTCTCAAAGGATATGGGTTTTCCAGGCTTCAGGGTTGGGATAGTATATTCATATAATGATGAGGTTGTGAACTGTGCTAGAAAGATGTCAAGCTTTGGACTTGTCTCAACACAGACACAACACCTTATAGCAACTATGTTATCAGATGATGAGTTTGTAGAGAGGTTCTTGGTGGAGAGTCCAAATAGATTAGCTAAAAGGTATAACTTCATCAGAAGTGAACTTGGTAAAGTAGAGATTGAATGTTTAGACAGTAATGCAGGTCTATTTTGCTGGATGGACTTGAGGAAGCTTCTTACAGAACCAACACtggaagaagagatgaagatATGGAGGgttatagtccatgatgctaaGCTCAATGTTTCACCTGGTTCGTCTTTCCATTGCTTAGAGCCtggttggtttagggtttgttttgCAAATATGGATGATGAGACCATGGAAGTAGCTCTAAAGAGAATGCAGAAATTTGTGGGGAAACCCAAAGAAGAGGAGGTAGTGGCTGCAGTATTAAGGAGTACTAAACGTTCCAAGAGCAATCTTAGGGTAAGCCTAAGCTTCAAATCAAGGAGGATGGAAGAGTCTCTCATGTCGCCATGCACTATGTCACCACACTCACCCCTTGTTAGTGCTAGGACATAA
- the LOC122070954 gene encoding uncharacterized protein PAM68-like: MALVCLGLPPLHLKSSSPPCTERSPTLLFTTKRISFTQKTWRLQAEAKGFGGKSLTVSESNKKSQRDNVKNTGRNSGEDDNDTIPEVVFERMIVRILFFVGSPMAMGLAMLQVFDKLKEQEVWDVPLWLPFLMVSLAFGTSGVGLAYGTLSSSWDPDKKGSFLGWEEAQKNWPELWKEENESQK; encoded by the coding sequence ATGGCTCTGGTTTGTCTAGGACTTCCACCTCTCCATCTTAAGAGTTCATCTCCTCCATGTACAGAAAGAAGCCCAACTCTTCTCTTCACTACCAAACGCATCTCCTTTACTCAAAAGACATGGAGACTACAAGCAGAGGCCAAAGGTTTTGGTGGAAAATCACTTACAGTGTCCGAGAGTAACAAGAAAAGCCAAAGAGATAATGTGAAGAACACTGGTCGTAATAGTGGAGAAGATGATAATGATACAATCCCAGAGGTTGTATTTGAGAGGATGATCGTTCGGATCCTATTCTTTGTGGGCTCTCCCATGGCTATGGGTCTAGCAATGTTACAGGTATTTGATAAACTCAAGGAACAAGAAGTTtgggatgtgccactttggctTCCTTTCTTGATGGTATCATTAGCCTTTGGAACTTCTGGGGTTGGACTTGCTTATGGGACTCTATCTTCAAGTTGGGATCCAGACAAGAAGGGTTCTTTTCTTGGGTGGGAAGAAGCTCAAAAGAATTGGCCTGAGCTGTGGAAGGAGGAGAATGAAAGCCAGAAATGA